A part of Liolophura sinensis isolate JHLJ2023 chromosome 1, CUHK_Ljap_v2, whole genome shotgun sequence genomic DNA contains:
- the LOC135480376 gene encoding deleted in malignant brain tumors 1 protein-like, translating into MYFLQLLLATACLLTGQIVAPFLVGDSRSGPYVSRVRLVDGEGPWQGRLEVYSQGQWGAVCDTNWDDSDARVVCTMLRYSPEHAKGHPSSMFGTSLGLPFLLGDVSCTGNEQSLSQCRLTSPVSGNCRYRDVGVDCFHPGYMSGYQTTVDMMKTTSDPERQLASAMSVTCDDRAFNVTVDTRMLDVGTSRAGRYNHITLGTSACTGHMEGDLLVIHALIAKCIPVVQETSTMVYYSGKLRIYHKEESGITRDHVTEVEVECTLHRELTINGSYVIKEGMKPRIIQAQAEFNTTMEFYQDKFFYRRITGWPHAVGLDQIVYVQLSIDSADPNLSLTVESCDAHDKTNTQSYQLIEDRCPVDETTTILPSGKDFARFKFSSFQFIGEAPEVYLDCDVMVCEPHDPAPNCQQRWCSTWEGNVTVATMATMAKRSRPSSEYKRRYFHLTAGPFLIPAKHSVNNTKRGHQKGLLLDVAPPNKPEEKSTEGVKIPPLLVLMCVVLATLTLVGIGLYLRKKVSGPVHVI; encoded by the exons atgtattttctaCAACTATTACTCGCCACTGCTTGTCTACTGACCGGGCAGATTGTG GCACCATTCCTGGTTGGCGATTCCAGGTCAG GTCCGTACGTTTCAAGAGTAAGGCTGGTTGACGGAGAGGGGCCATGGCAGGGACGCCTGGAGGTGTACTCTCAAGGACAGTGGGGGGCAGTCTGTGACACGAACTGGGACGATTCGGATGCTCGTGTTGTCTGTACGATGTTACGGTACAG CCCAGAGCATGCCAAGGGCCACCCGTCTTCGATGTTCGGAACCAGCCTTGGGTTGCCGTTCCTGTTGGGAGACGTGAGTTGCACTGGTAATGAACAGAGCCTGTCACAGTGCCGACTTACCTCCCCTGTCTCTGGCAACTGCAGATACAGAGATGTCGGCGTGGACTGCTTTCACCCGGGCTACATGAGTGGCTATCAAACAACAG TGGACATGATGAAGACTACTTCAGACCCGGAAA GACAACTCGCCAGTGCCATGTCCGTCACTTGTGATGATCGGGCCTTCAATGTGACAGTGGACACACGGATGTTGGATGTTGGCACCAGTAGGGCAGGTCGTTACAACCATATCACTCTGGGTACCAGTGCCTGCACTGGTCACATGGAAGGGGATCTCCTTGTCATACATGCTTTAATCGCAAAATGTATTCCTGTGGTCCAG GAAACCTCAACAATGGTCTACTACAGTGGAAAACTCCGTATTTATCACAAAGAGGAGAGTGGCATAACGAGAGACCACGTGACGGAAGTGGAGGTGGAATGTACCCTTCACAGAGAGCTGACCATCAATGGTAGTTACGTCATCAAAGAAGGGATGAAACCCCGTATAATACAAGCACAAGCAGAATTCAACACCACTATGGAGTTTTACCAAGACAAGTTCTTCTACCGCCGTATCACCGGCTGGCCGCATGCTGTTGGCTTAGACCAGATCGTGTATGTACAGTTATCTATTGATTCCGCGGACCCCAACCTCAGCCTGACCGTGGAGTCCTGCGACGCCCACGACAAGACGAATACCCAGTCCTACCAACTCATCGAGGATAG GTGTCCTGTCGACGAAACGACCACCATTCTCCCGTCTGGTAAAGATTTCGCACGTTTCAAGTTCTCGTCGTTTCAGTTCATCGGCGAGGCTCCTGAAGTCTACCTGGACTGTGACGTGATGGTGTGTGAGCCCCATGACCCGGCCCCAAACTGCCAGCAACGCTGGTGCAGTACTTGGGAAGGAAATGTCACCGTGGCCACCATGGCCACCATGGCCAAACGATCCAGACCTTCCTCAGAATACAAGAGACGATATTTTCACTTGACAGCAGGCCCGTTCCTCATCCCAGCTAAACATTCTGTCAACAATACAAAGAGAGGCCATCAGAAAG GACTTCTACTAGACGTTGCTCCACCAAACAAGCCCGAAGAGAAATCCACAGAAGGGGTAAAGATCCCGCCTCTCCTGGTGCTGATGTGTGTCGTGCTTGCTACCCTGACCCTGGTGGGTATCGGGCTCTACCTGAGGAAGAAGGTTAGCGGCCCAGTACACGTCATCTAA